Below is a window of candidate division WOR-3 bacterium DNA.
TCTTGAGGAAGTGGAATAGACGTTCCAAAGAGCTTCGGGATCGAGTATTACGGCTGATTTTGAAATATTGAAAGGATCGAATCTCGAATATTCGTGCCTGCCCTTTATTCCGTCTATCTGAGTCGACCTGATTTGAATCGTTCCGAAATGATAATCTACTATGGTTTCGCCAACAGAAGGACAGGGTCTAGATATTAAATAGTGAGGCGCGTTTGTTCCCGACAAAGGATCCGGGACTTCTACGAATCTGAATGTGTCCGGATAATCTACAGCAAAAATTGAAATCGACGAGAAAATCAGGCAGAAGACAATAAAAGACTTCATAATGCCCTCCCGTTGCTGTAATATTTATAAAACGTCACCCCCCCGTCCCCGCTTATATTTCTTCTTTTTTCTTGTTTTATATCTTTTATATATAGGATTTGACAACGTTTATTTTCAAATTTTTCTTGCAATTGCTCTTTTTGATTTCTTTTCGTTTAAGAATTTATAGCTCTTGACATTATGCGAATATTTGCATATATACAATTTGTGAAATACGAAGAAGCTAAAACTCTCTCCGCAATACTCAAAGCACTTTCTCATCCTGTGCGAATTCTCATAATCTCGGAACTCAGAGAAAAAGACAAAACAGCCGGTGAACTCAACGGCATCGCTAAAATAGACCAGTCGGGTATATCGAGGCACCTTTCTCAACTCAAAGCCGCAGGAATAATTACGGACGCAAGAATCGGCAATCACATTTACTATCATCTTCAGAATTCGTGCATTCTAAAAGCTTTAGAATGTTCCATAGAAGTCCACAAAAACGTCCAGAAATGCAGTGTAAAGTTTTAACAGAGGAAAGAAAAAAATATGATTGACAGGAAAGAGATAAAAATATTCTTGCTTCTTACAGGAATGTTTTTACTGTTCTATTTTCTTCCAGTCTCAAATCAGAGGTTTCAGAGTGCCGTCATCCAGTCAACAATCCTAGTAAAATGGTACGCGAGAGAACACGTTCTTCTTTGCCTCATCCCCGCTTTTTTCATAGCCGGAGCAATAGCAGTATTTGTCAGCCAGAATGCCGTCATGAAATATTTCGGAGCCAAAGCCAACAAAATATTATCTTACGGAGTCGCTTCCGTCTCAGGTACAATCCTTGCCGTATGTTCGTGCACTGTCCTTCCTCTTTTCGGAAGCATATACATGAGAGGAGCGGGAATAGGCCCGGCCACCGCTTTTTTGTATTCAGGGCCTGCAATAAACGTCCTTGCCATAATTCTCACGGCGAGAATTTTGGGCGCTCCCCTGGGGATAGCAAGAGCCGCAGGCGCTGTCTCTTTCAGCGTTATCATAGGCCTTCTAATGCATGTTTTCTTTTATAAAGAGGAAAAAGCAAAAGAAAACAGTAAAGCAGAAGTATTCATGCCGGAAGACGACGAGAAAAAAAATCCTCTCTGGCAGATCGGACTTCAGTTCGCGGCCATGGTCGGAATTCTAGTCTTTGCTAATATCGCCGAGCCGAAGATACCTTCGGGTCCATGGTTTTTTATTTTCAGATTCAAATGGCATATCGTGGCTTTTTTATTTCTTTTCTTTTTGATGTTAGTCAAATTTATGTTCAAAGTAAAATTTATTTACATGTTGCTGTCATTGATCCCGCCATTTATCGCCTTTCTTGTTTTTTCTTCGAATCCTTTGGCTGTTTTTTCCACAGGGGTTTTATCAATAGTCATTTTGACGTTTACAAAAAACAAAGAGCTTTCAGCTTGGAGAGAACAGACCTGGGGTTTTGCCAAGCAGATATTGCCGCTCCTTCTAATAGGAGTTCTCGCCGCGGGATTTTTTTTAGGGACTTCGGAAAACAATGATTCCGGAATAATCCCGAACTCATGGATAGAAGCCCTTGTCGGAGACTCGCCATCAGCCCTTTTCACGCTTCTCGGAAAAGATCCGTCTTCTGCACCGGGGTTTCTCGTTTCTTTATGGCCCTTGTGGACGAATTTTTTTGCATCACTGGCAGGAGCTCTCATGTATTTCGCAACGCTCACTGAAGTTCCCATTCTCAAGGGACTGATAGACAGCGGTATGGGAAAAGGACCTTCTCTCTCCCTGCTTCTGGCCGGACCTGCACTTTCTCTGCCTAATATGCTCGTAATAAATTCAATTCTCGGAGCAAAAAAAACTCTTACGTTCATTTCTCTCGTTGTGGTTCTTTCAACCATTGCCGGCCTCGTTTTCGGAGCATTTTTCTAAAAAAAGGAGACCAAATGAAACTGATTCAGATACTCGGGACCGGATGCCCTAAGTGCAAACAACTGTATGCAAACACCGAAGAGGCTGTTAAATCATCGGGTATTGAGGCGAAAATAGAAAAGGTCGAAAAAATACAGGAAATTATGAAATTCAACGTAATGATAACTCCCGCTCTTGTCGTAGACGGAGTTGTAAAAAGCGCCGGAAAAGTTTTGAGCAAGGATGAAATCCTGAAAATAATTATATAACGGAGAATCCATGAAATTATTAATAAGAATCATTGTAATTACAGTTTTGGCGGCTTTGATTTTTCTCGCTATTATTTTCGGAAAAAACAGTGCACCAAATGCAAATCAACCTGATTCAGTTGAAGACTCTTCTTCCGTAAATCAGAACTCCCTGTCGGATTCCTTGCCTGTTCTGATAGAATTCGGCTCGTTATCCTGTGTTCCCTGCAAAATGATGGTTCCGGAGCTGGACAAGATGAGAAGCGTTTGCGCAGGAAAACTGAACGTTCTTTTCGTGGATGTCTATCAGAATCCTGAAGATGCAGACCGCAGAAACATCAGAGTCATACCCACGCAGGTCTTTCTGTCCGAAACGGGAGAAGAGCTTTTCAGACATCAGGGATTTTTTTCGGCTGAAGATATGCTTGATAAGTGGAAAGAGCTTGGTTACGTTTTCGAAGAGGAAAATTGAGCTTTTTACAGCCGCTGTTCACTTTTCTGACTAAAACTATGGAAGAGCCTTCATGGCTCTCACTCGTCTTCTCTTTTATCTGGGGAATCCTTAGCGTAATTTTAAGCCCCTGTCATCTGGCTGGAATACCTTTAATTGTGGGATTCATGTCGGGACAGGGAAAAGTCTCAAACAAGAAAGCACTCACGATTTCCATTTCATTCACCGCGGGACTGCTTCTCACTTTCGCAATAATCGGAATCTCAACTGCCGTGACCGGAAGAATGCTCGGAAACGCCGGCCCTCTCTTAAATTACATTGTAGCCGGAGTTTTTTTTCTGACGGGTCTCAATCTCCTCGGCATAATTCCTCTTCCATTTGCCGGCAGGGGAATGTCTGACATGAAGAAAAAAGGAGTTTTGGGCGCTCTTGTTCTCGGGCTCATTTTCGGAGCGGCTCTCGGCCCATGCACGTTCGCATTCATGGCTCCGGTATTGGGAGCCACGCTACAGGCGGCCAATATTAATTTTATACTCTCGGTTCTCATTCTCCTTTTCTTCGGTCTCGGACACGGTATGGTTTTTGTGTTTGCCGGAACAGCGTCTGAGATTATAGAAAATTATCTCAAATGGAACGAAAAGACAAAATCACTTACAGTTGTTAAATCCTTTTGCGGCGTATTGATAGTACTCGCAGGTCTGTGGATGGTGTATTCCGCACACTGATTTCTATGAATAAATTTCTCATTCTTTTGCTTTCACTTTTTTTATTATCGGATCTCATCGCCAATGATTCAGACCCGTCATGGTTTGAAAAATATTTTCCGTCTGATTCCTGGGAATCAAAAGCGGTGATTATGTATTTTCACAGAAACATAAGATGCATCGAATGCCTCGAAACAGAAGAGATTCTGAAGGTGTTTGCAGAAAAATTCAACATGGAAGAATCTTGCAGAGTCGTAGTATTTGTATCATTGAACCTGGACTCGCTGGAAAACATAATTTTTGGAAAAACCTCGGTTATCTCTCAAAACACTGTAATTTTGTCTGTCAAAAATTCTTCAGGAAACCTGATGCTTAAAACTTTTCAGGACGTTGTTCTATACCGAGACAGTTCAAATCATTTTTTGGACACTCTAGGTTCGAAGCTTAAGGAAATGTTAAATTAACTCATCCCTTTTTGTTTGAACTTTTCCTGCCAATTGTAACTGATGCAATTTCAGTACTGTCACCCTTCTCAATAAGTTCCAATTCCCCTAAAAATTCGACATTCGCGCCTTCCTCTATGAGCATTCCGCCCTTAATGACAACCTTGGCATTTTTCCCAAAAGATACATCCGCTCCTTTTTTAATAACAACGCTGGGTTTGTTCTCTTTCCTGCTGTCGAATTTTATCCTGTAAAGTGTTTTGCAGTGCGAGCATCTCAAGCGATTGAATTCTTCTTTTATGAAATCGGTTGATCCGCACTGGGTACATTGATATTTTTCTGTTTTCTTTTCAGTCATGGTGATTTTTCTCCTTAAATCCATTAATAGTTAAACGTCTTTTCCGAAAAGTAAAAACCACAGAGTTCCGGCTACGCCGAACAATGCGGCCGCGCTGAAATTTGCGTACGGGCTCACCTGCCACAAAAATGCTCCG
It encodes the following:
- a CDS encoding winged helix-turn-helix transcriptional regulator: MKYEEAKTLSAILKALSHPVRILIISELREKDKTAGELNGIAKIDQSGISRHLSQLKAAGIITDARIGNHIYYHLQNSCILKALECSIEVHKNVQKCSVKF
- a CDS encoding cytochrome C biogenesis protein, which codes for MSFLQPLFTFLTKTMEEPSWLSLVFSFIWGILSVILSPCHLAGIPLIVGFMSGQGKVSNKKALTISISFTAGLLLTFAIIGISTAVTGRMLGNAGPLLNYIVAGVFFLTGLNLLGIIPLPFAGRGMSDMKKKGVLGALVLGLIFGAALGPCTFAFMAPVLGATLQAANINFILSVLILLFFGLGHGMVFVFAGTASEIIENYLKWNEKTKSLTVVKSFCGVLIVLAGLWMVYSAH
- a CDS encoding permease, producing the protein MIDRKEIKIFLLLTGMFLLFYFLPVSNQRFQSAVIQSTILVKWYAREHVLLCLIPAFFIAGAIAVFVSQNAVMKYFGAKANKILSYGVASVSGTILAVCSCTVLPLFGSIYMRGAGIGPATAFLYSGPAINVLAIILTARILGAPLGIARAAGAVSFSVIIGLLMHVFFYKEEKAKENSKAEVFMPEDDEKKNPLWQIGLQFAAMVGILVFANIAEPKIPSGPWFFIFRFKWHIVAFLFLFFLMLVKFMFKVKFIYMLLSLIPPFIAFLVFSSNPLAVFSTGVLSIVILTFTKNKELSAWREQTWGFAKQILPLLLIGVLAAGFFLGTSENNDSGIIPNSWIEALVGDSPSALFTLLGKDPSSAPGFLVSLWPLWTNFFASLAGALMYFATLTEVPILKGLIDSGMGKGPSLSLLLAGPALSLPNMLVINSILGAKKTLTFISLVVVLSTIAGLVFGAFF
- a CDS encoding thioredoxin family protein, which encodes MKLLIRIIVITVLAALIFLAIIFGKNSAPNANQPDSVEDSSSVNQNSLSDSLPVLIEFGSLSCVPCKMMVPELDKMRSVCAGKLNVLFVDVYQNPEDADRRNIRVIPTQVFLSETGEELFRHQGFFSAEDMLDKWKELGYVFEEEN
- a CDS encoding TM0996/MTH895 family glutaredoxin-like protein produces the protein MKLIQILGTGCPKCKQLYANTEEAVKSSGIEAKIEKVEKIQEIMKFNVMITPALVVDGVVKSAGKVLSKDEILKIII